One Planktothrix sp. FACHB-1365 genomic window carries:
- a CDS encoding site-2 protease family protein, giving the protein MFTASDNTTVLVLFVVLGILGWGYYRARPYGKLGLLSWLQSVALMSPWLLFFTLAALGIYLNVVSILFLFVASTGLYIMIGRKLREIANQDAVSPPEPKLDAVDSSTSSETTHHTPPVSDPISPLQPVPLSPEDLKIIQGIFGVDTFFATETIPYQDGAIFKGNLRSDPETAYQQLSTKLQQRIGDHLRLFLVDNPDGKPVVIVLPRTNEPATTSITQKILALILGVITVGTIFEAAGLLLGFDFSENINRYPELLPIAIGIITILMLHEIAHQVLAKRHNIKFSWPFFIPTIQIGTFGAFNRFESVLPNRTVLFDVAFAGPAAGGGLSLLMLISGLFLSHPGSLFKVPTEFFQGSVLVGTLSRAILGSQLHQATVDIHPLALIGWFGLVITALNLMPAGQLDGGRIMQAIYGRKIAGRSTLATFIVLAIASLANPLALYWALVILILQRNLERPSLNELTEPDDTRAALGLLVLFLMIATLFPLTPGLARGLGIGS; this is encoded by the coding sequence AACACCACTGTTCTAGTTCTTTTTGTTGTCCTTGGCATCCTAGGTTGGGGGTATTATCGCGCTAGACCTTACGGAAAACTAGGTTTATTATCCTGGTTGCAATCCGTCGCGTTAATGTCCCCTTGGTTGCTATTTTTCACCTTGGCAGCCCTAGGAATCTACCTGAATGTGGTTAGTATCTTATTCTTATTTGTAGCCTCCACAGGGTTATATATAATGATTGGCCGAAAACTCCGCGAAATCGCCAATCAAGATGCAGTGTCTCCCCCGGAACCCAAACTTGATGCTGTGGACAGTTCAACTTCATCGGAAACGACCCATCACACACCCCCTGTTTCTGACCCGATTTCTCCTTTGCAACCTGTTCCTTTATCTCCCGAAGATCTCAAAATTATTCAAGGGATTTTTGGCGTTGATACGTTTTTTGCCACAGAAACCATTCCCTATCAAGATGGGGCAATTTTTAAAGGAAATCTTCGCAGTGATCCTGAAACGGCTTATCAACAATTATCTACGAAATTACAACAACGAATTGGCGATCACTTACGGTTATTTTTAGTGGATAATCCTGATGGTAAACCCGTTGTGATTGTTCTTCCCCGCACCAATGAACCCGCAACAACTTCAATCACTCAAAAAATTTTAGCACTTATTTTAGGGGTAATTACGGTTGGTACTATTTTTGAAGCGGCTGGTTTATTATTAGGATTCGATTTTTCTGAAAATATTAATCGCTATCCTGAACTTTTACCGATTGCCATCGGGATTATCACCATTTTAATGCTCCATGAAATTGCCCATCAAGTCCTCGCCAAACGTCATAATATTAAATTTAGCTGGCCGTTTTTTATTCCGACGATTCAAATCGGAACCTTTGGCGCCTTCAACCGTTTTGAATCGGTTTTACCCAATAGAACGGTTTTATTTGATGTCGCTTTTGCAGGGCCAGCCGCCGGAGGGGGATTATCGTTATTAATGTTAATTAGTGGGTTATTTCTATCTCATCCAGGGAGTTTATTTAAAGTTCCAACGGAATTTTTTCAAGGATCAGTTTTGGTCGGAACTTTATCACGGGCAATTTTAGGCTCACAATTGCATCAAGCCACCGTAGATATTCATCCTTTGGCGTTAATTGGGTGGTTTGGATTAGTGATTACTGCCTTAAATTTAATGCCTGCGGGACAATTGGATGGGGGACGAATTATGCAGGCGATTTATGGTCGAAAAATTGCCGGACGTTCAACCTTAGCAACCTTTATTGTATTAGCGATCGCATCTTTAGCCAATCCTTTAGCACTTTATTGGGCTTTAGTAATTTTGATTTTACAACGGAATTTAGAACGCCCCAGTTTAAATGAATTAACCGAGCCCGATGATACTCGCGCCGCCTTGGGATTATTGGTTTTATTTTTGATGATTGCAACCCTATTTCCCCTGACACCAGGGTTAGCTAGAGGGTTAGGAATTGGCAGTTAA
- a CDS encoding DUF3067 family protein, giving the protein MTGEDLRQLLLDKWGVSYDLQLRRTRGKIFLQIMWKYLEQMSFPLSEAEYIAHLNAIADYLNSWGTTEQVKHYILNTREKPRLGKAVSIPLDLGGRSSEWMVEEF; this is encoded by the coding sequence ATGACAGGTGAAGATCTACGTCAACTTTTATTAGATAAATGGGGCGTGTCCTACGATCTACAATTACGACGGACACGGGGTAAAATCTTTCTGCAAATTATGTGGAAATATTTAGAACAAATGTCTTTTCCCCTCAGTGAAGCTGAATATATTGCCCATTTGAATGCGATCGCCGATTATTTGAATAGCTGGGGAACCACTGAACAGGTGAAACATTATATTCTCAATACCCGTGAAAAACCCCGTTTAGGAAAAGCCGTTAGTATTCCCCTAGATTTAGGCGGGAGATCGTCAGAATGGATGGTGGAGGAGTTCTAA